A genomic window from Shewanella vesiculosa includes:
- a CDS encoding DUF2986 domain-containing protein: protein MNRKQEMIKKLAKRAKARQNKVVPANPSNKPVERYISKAEREKIALAEAAEQIAATETSNPETDKD, encoded by the coding sequence ATGAACAGAAAGCAAGAGATGATCAAAAAGTTGGCAAAACGAGCTAAGGCTCGTCAGAACAAAGTCGTGCCAGCGAATCCAAGTAATAAGCCAGTTGAGCGTTATATTTCTAAAGCTGAACGCGAAAAAATTGCGTTAGCTGAAGCGGCAGAACAAATTGCTGCCACAGAGACAAGTAACCCGGAAACTGACAAAGACTAA
- a CDS encoding glutathione S-transferase N-terminal domain-containing protein, producing MFIVRWILGRIILLLNFVFAPKKRQRPQEQQATVDQQTQSLALYQYAACPFCVKVRREMRRQNLSINLVDAKQEQHKSVLTSQGGKLQVPCLRIEQDGKTQWLYESKAITSYLNERFA from the coding sequence ATGTTTATCGTTCGCTGGATTTTAGGTCGAATTATTTTGTTGTTAAATTTTGTGTTTGCACCTAAAAAGCGCCAACGTCCGCAAGAGCAACAAGCGACTGTCGATCAACAGACTCAATCACTGGCTTTGTATCAATACGCCGCCTGCCCTTTTTGCGTCAAAGTGCGTCGTGAAATGCGTCGTCAAAACCTAAGCATTAATTTAGTTGATGCTAAACAAGAGCAACACAAAAGCGTGTTAACTAGCCAAGGCGGCAAACTACAAGTGCCTTGTTTACGTATTGAGCAAGACGGTAAAACCCAATGGTTATATGAGTCTAAAGCCATTACGAGTTACCTTAACGAACGTTTCGCTTAA